The following DNA comes from Mycolicibacterium aromaticivorans JS19b1 = JCM 16368.
GGATGCAAATCCCGATCACCGGCGTTTTCCGCTGCGGAACGGACTGACGAAGGCAGGAAGCGATGCACGACCTCGAGAACGCGATCCGCGACCGGCGGTCGATCCGCTTGTTTCTCCGCGACAAGCCGGTACCCAGGGAGTTGGTCACCGAATCACTCGAGCTCGCGATCCGCGCGCCGTCCAACTCCAACATCCAGCCGTGGCACGTGGTCTTCGCCTCCGGGCCGGCCCGTGACCGGCTGGCCGAAGCACTACTGGAGCAGGCTGACATCGCGGCTCCGAACGTACCCGAGTTGCCGGAGGCGTTCGCCCACCTGCGCCGCGAGCTGGGCGCACTGGTGTACGGCACGATGGGCGTGGCCCGCAACGACGCCGAAGCCAGACGCGTCGCGGTGCTGCGCAACTGGGAGTTCTTCCGCGCTCCCCTGGCCGGCATCGTGTGCATGCACCGCGATCTGGGGCACGTCGACGCGGTCGGGGTCGGGATGTTCCTGCAGACCTTCCTGCTCGCCCTCACTGCGCGTGGGCTCGGCAGTTGCGTTCAGGTGTCAGTGGCCGGCTATCCCGAGGTGCTGCGCGAGCAGTTGGGCATCGCCGAGGAGATGCGCATCCTGTGCGGTGTTTCGATCGGCTATCCCGATCCGGAATTCGCGTGCAATCAGCTGATCGTGCCGCGTAACCCGCTGGAGGCCAACGTCACCTTCATCGAAAGCTGATCAGCGGGCCAGGTCCCACTGGCCGAAGTCGGGCGCCAGGACATCGTCGACATCGACATGGACGCCGTCGATGAGCGCACCCGGATCCGACGCCGTCACCACCTCGCGCTGGAAGAGCACGGCGACAGGCTCGCGCACACCGCCCGACCACGCTTTGGTCTGCCAGGCCCAGCGATAGCCCGGCGTCGTAGACTGGCCGACGACGCCGTCGCCGATCGCCCATTCGAGTTGGCGCGCACCGCCGTAGATTCCGGTGCGCTCGACGCCGATCACCGAGTTGATACCCCGAAACCATTGGATCGCAGTGCTTTTCCAGGTGTCGGAGCTGATGTCCTCGTCGACGCTGAAGAAGATCGGCGCTGAATTCGGTCCGCCGGCCGCACCGTGGATCCGCAGTGCGGTCGCAGCGTCGGCCACGCCTCCGTCGAACCCGCGGGTGAAGTCCGACGGCGTGGGCCAACCGGGCTTGCCGAACTGGTAGCAGCTCACGACATGCAGCCCGGCCGAGATGAGTCCGTCGGTGTAGTCGCGGGTGACCGGCTTGAAATCGAAGGTGGCGCCGGGCCTCAACTCGGAGACGTACACCAGTGCCCCGGCGTAGCCGGCAGCTTTGATCTGCTCCGGGCTCACCAGGCGGTCGGCGAAATCGATGAGCTGCAGCCCGGCCGCGGCTGCCCTGGGCGCTCCCAGCACCGCGGCACCGGCCAGCGCCGTGAGCGCATACCGAAAGACATCGCGGCGATTCGGCTCGGTCACGACCGCGCTGCAATCAGCGACGGGTCACCCACCCCGATGGTGATCTGCGGATTGGCGGCGGGATCAAGCCAGTTCAGTATTGACCGCATCTCGTCGCGGCCGATGGCGACGCATCCCCAGGTGGGATCACCGTCGGACACGTGTAAGAAGATTCCGGCCAGCTTGCCGGGGATGCGGTTGGGGTTGGACGTGATGTTGACCGCGTAGTCGTAGACCGGGCCGGAGTCGTAGAGGTTCTCCGCGATCGCCGAGGGCTGTCCGCCGCTGCGGACGTGGGTGTTGTATCCCGGCGACTTGGGGTCCTCGTCCCACCAGTCCTGGTCGGTGGCCTGGAAGTACGGCATCTTGGTGCCGGGGTTGGGCTGGCGCCCGAAGGCCTGGTCGAAGCCGAAGGTGCCTTCCGGAGTGCGGTAGACACCGTCGGCCGGTGCGCCGACGCCAAGTTCGCCGACCTTGGCCGGGGTGGGGCCCAGCACGACCTTCCAGTCCTGCCCCACCCGCTGGAAGGCGGTCAACGTTCCGGTGGTGGCGTTGGCCGCGGGCACGCCGACGACGATCCACTGTGACGAGTCCGGCGCCGCGCTCGCCGCCGGTGCCAACAGCAAGGTCATCAGCATTGCCAGGCCGATCCGCACCACGACGCTCGCCACGGCGTTCATGGTAACCGCAGGGTGCGGCCGATCGGCTGCAGCGAAATGTCCTTTCGCCAGGGTTGGGCAGTACTGGACCGTACCGCCTGGGCGCTCTATGGTGGGCGCTGTGACCGGGATTGCCGACTATGAGGCGCAATCGTCGCCGTGGTCGGCGCGTGAGGCGGAACTGCTCGCGGCCACCCTGCAGCTGTTACAACAACACGGGTACGAGCGGTTGACCGTCGACGCAGTCGCCGCGACCGCCAAAGCGAGCAAGGCCACGGTCTATCGGCGCTGGCCCTCGAAGGGCGAACTGGTGCTGGCCGCCTTCATCGAAGGCATCCGGTGCGCGGCGGTCCGCCCCGACACCGGGTCGCTGCGGGAAGACTTGCTGCGTCTCGGCGAAGCCATCACCGAGCACGCTGCCGAGCATTCCGCGACCATCCGTGCGGTGATGGTGGAGGTTTCCCGCGATCCGGCCCTGCGCGAGGCGATGCAGCATCAGTTCCTGGACCAGCGAAAGGCCTTGATCGAGTCTGTGCTTCAGCACGCTGTCGACCGCGGCGAGATCAAGGCGGAGGCGATCACCGAAGAACTCTGGGATCTGATGCCCGGGTACCTGATCTTCCGGTCGATCGTCCCCAACCGACCTCCTGATCGGCGGACGGTGCGGGCGATCGTCGACAACGTCATGATTCCCAGCCTCACTCGTCCTATCAGCTGAAACGAAGTGTTGCCTGAGGTGATCCAGTACCGTACCGTACCGCCTAGGCGATCGGCCCGCCTGACCGGGAAAGATCTCTCCCCGCCAAGTAATCGTGTTCGCCGGTTATCGAAAGGCTAACGGGTGCAGAGGGTTTCGACGGAAGCTCCAGACCAGAAGGCGGCGGACCGCTCGCTGACCCACCGCTTCGCGCGACTGACCCGCACGCTGTGTATCCCCATTCTGTTGTTCTGGCTGGCGATCACCGTCCTCAGCAACGCGTTGGTGCCGCAGCTGGAAGTCGTCGGCCAGGAGCACAACGTGGCGCTCAGCGCGCCCGATTCCCCGTCGCTGCAGGCGTTCACACGCATCGGCCACGTCTTCGGTGAGTTCGACTCCGACAGCGCGGCAATGATCGTCGTCGAGGGCGACCAACCCCTCGGCCCCGAAGCACACCGGTACTACGACGAGCTGATGCGGCGAGTCGCCGCCGATCACAAGCATGTTCAACACATCCAGGACTTCTGGGGCGACCCCCTCACGGCCGCCGGAGCGCAGAGCCCCGACGGCAAGGCTGCCTACGTTCAGGTATTCCTCTCCGGCAATCAGGGCGAAGCACTATCCCTTGCCTCGGTGGACGCGGTCCGCGACATCGTCGACCACACACCTGCACCGCCCGGCATCAAGGCCTATGTCACCGGCGCGGCGCCACAGGTCGCCGACCAGTTCGAGACCGGCGACAAGGGCACGACGAAGGTCACCCTGCTCACCATCGGCGTCATCGCGCTCATGCTGCTGCTGGTGTA
Coding sequences within:
- a CDS encoding nitroreductase is translated as MHDLENAIRDRRSIRLFLRDKPVPRELVTESLELAIRAPSNSNIQPWHVVFASGPARDRLAEALLEQADIAAPNVPELPEAFAHLRRELGALVYGTMGVARNDAEARRVAVLRNWEFFRAPLAGIVCMHRDLGHVDAVGVGMFLQTFLLALTARGLGSCVQVSVAGYPEVLREQLGIAEEMRILCGVSIGYPDPEFACNQLIVPRNPLEANVTFIES
- a CDS encoding DUF1906 domain-containing protein, which translates into the protein MTEPNRRDVFRYALTALAGAAVLGAPRAAAAGLQLIDFADRLVSPEQIKAAGYAGALVYVSELRPGATFDFKPVTRDYTDGLISAGLHVVSCYQFGKPGWPTPSDFTRGFDGGVADAATALRIHGAAGGPNSAPIFFSVDEDISSDTWKSTAIQWFRGINSVIGVERTGIYGGARQLEWAIGDGVVGQSTTPGYRWAWQTKAWSGGVREPVAVLFQREVVTASDPGALIDGVHVDVDDVLAPDFGQWDLAR
- a CDS encoding L,D-transpeptidase family protein, which gives rise to MASVVVRIGLAMLMTLLLAPAASAAPDSSQWIVVGVPAANATTGTLTAFQRVGQDWKVVLGPTPAKVGELGVGAPADGVYRTPEGTFGFDQAFGRQPNPGTKMPYFQATDQDWWDEDPKSPGYNTHVRSGGQPSAIAENLYDSGPVYDYAVNITSNPNRIPGKLAGIFLHVSDGDPTWGCVAIGRDEMRSILNWLDPAANPQITIGVGDPSLIAARS
- a CDS encoding TetR-like C-terminal domain-containing protein, producing the protein MVGAVTGIADYEAQSSPWSAREAELLAATLQLLQQHGYERLTVDAVAATAKASKATVYRRWPSKGELVLAAFIEGIRCAAVRPDTGSLREDLLRLGEAITEHAAEHSATIRAVMVEVSRDPALREAMQHQFLDQRKALIESVLQHAVDRGEIKAEAITEELWDLMPGYLIFRSIVPNRPPDRRTVRAIVDNVMIPSLTRPIS